Proteins encoded in a region of the Vitis riparia cultivar Riparia Gloire de Montpellier isolate 1030 chromosome 7, EGFV_Vit.rip_1.0, whole genome shotgun sequence genome:
- the LOC117919242 gene encoding uncharacterized protein LOC117919242 yields the protein MVEDLLKAGHLKKYVRTVPKGEGSSHGRGPHAPVALVMAIINYINRGPLDDEYSSKRKRQRLLRAATVREHVSSTQPGLANGGIHPIDGTIVFPAVDPARVL from the coding sequence ATGGTGGAGGATCTCTTAAAGGCGGGACACTTAAAGAAGTACGTCCGAACAGTGCCTAAAGGTGAAGGATCTTCCCATGGTCGAGGCCCTCATGCCCCAGTGGCTCTTGTTATGGCAATAATCAACTACATAAATAGAGGACCCTTGGATGACGAGTATAGCTCCAAAAGGAAAAGACAGAGACTGCTGCGAGCAGCCACGGTTCGGGAGCACGTGAGCTCCACTCAGCCGGGATTAGCCAATGGGGGCATCCACCCCATAGATGGAACCATTGTTTTCCCTGCTGTGGATCCAGCCCGAGTGTTGTAG
- the LOC117919152 gene encoding protein LAX PANICLE 2-like isoform X2: MHTDLHLHMDDHEKGENGEGEWLELGLGFTRSTFSSSSSLGLGLGLGLGFGVTPSINYDPLVPSSLTWFSASPPPPSSPPSPWPWPMVSAGGLLRDRQTPVTRSSTGLWFTLVSSINRNGEVLPQVPKAYIRVREENVTVLMVQKYLVTKLGLSNEAERRRRKRKENLESCTT, from the exons atgcACACTGATCTTCATCTTCATATGGACGACCATGAAAAAGGGGAAAACGGAGAAGGTGAGTGGCTTGAGCTCGGCCTAGGGTTTACCAGATCCACCTTCTCATCCTCTTCTTctctagggttagggttagggttagggttagggtttgggGTGACACCTTCCATTAATTATGATCCGCTAGTGCCATCATCATTAACGTGGTTTTCTGCATCTCCTCCACCACCGTCATCACCACCATCGCCATGGCCGTGGCCCATGGTTTCTGCTGGTGGCCTTCTTCGTGACCGGCAAACACCGGTCACCCGGTCTTCTACTGGCCTCTGGTTCACCCTCGTCTCCTCCATCAACCG CAACGGAGAGGTACTCCCACAAGTACCGAAGGCGTACATTAGAGTGAG agaggagaacGTGACAGTTCTCATGGTGCAGAAGTACCTGGTTACAAAGCTTGGTCTCTCCAACGAAGCTGAG AGAAGacggaggaaaagaaaagaaaatttggaatctTGCACTACTTGA
- the LOC117919152 gene encoding protein LAX PANICLE 2-like isoform X1 → MHTDLHLHMDDHEKGENGEGEWLELGLGFTRSTFSSSSSLGLGLGLGLGFGVTPSINYDPLVPSSLTWFSASPPPPSSPPSPWPWPMVSAGGLLRDRQTPVTRSSTGLWFTLVSSINRNGEVLPQVPKAYIRVREENVTVLMVQKYLVTKLGLSNEAEIDISCMGEKLLQWQTLRHVWDSVWLPRIIESENSTAALVGNPGGHRSTNYLMSLQYGRRCFFN, encoded by the exons atgcACACTGATCTTCATCTTCATATGGACGACCATGAAAAAGGGGAAAACGGAGAAGGTGAGTGGCTTGAGCTCGGCCTAGGGTTTACCAGATCCACCTTCTCATCCTCTTCTTctctagggttagggttagggttagggttagggtttgggGTGACACCTTCCATTAATTATGATCCGCTAGTGCCATCATCATTAACGTGGTTTTCTGCATCTCCTCCACCACCGTCATCACCACCATCGCCATGGCCGTGGCCCATGGTTTCTGCTGGTGGCCTTCTTCGTGACCGGCAAACACCGGTCACCCGGTCTTCTACTGGCCTCTGGTTCACCCTCGTCTCCTCCATCAACCG CAACGGAGAGGTACTCCCACAAGTACCGAAGGCGTACATTAGAGTGAG agaggagaacGTGACAGTTCTCATGGTGCAGAAGTACCTGGTTACAAAGCTTGGTCTCTCCAACGAAGCTGAG ATTGATATTTCATGCATGGGGGAGAAGCTGTTGCAGTGGCAGACATTGAGGCATGTTTGGGACTCTGTTTGGCTGCCTAGAATCATCGAATCAGAAAATTCGACAGCAGCATTGGTTGGAAATCCAGGTGGCCACAGATCTACGAATTATTTGATGTCTTTGCAGTATGGAAGAAGATGCTTCTTCAACTAG